A genomic stretch from Balaenoptera musculus isolate JJ_BM4_2016_0621 chromosome 9, mBalMus1.pri.v3, whole genome shotgun sequence includes:
- the LOC118901275 gene encoding ragulator complex protein LAMTOR3-like, producing MMADDLQRFLYKKLPRVEGLHAIVVSDRDGVPFIKGANDNAPEHALRPGFLSTFALATDQGSKLGFSKNKSITCYCNTYQVVQFNRLPLVVSFIASSNDNTGLIVSLEKELAPLFEELRQVVEVS from the coding sequence ATGATGGCGGATGACCTACAACGATTCCTGTATAAAAAACTACCACGTGTTGAGGGGCTCCATGCTATTGTTGTATCGGATAGAGATGGGGTGCCTTTCATTAAAGGGGCCAATGATAATGCTCCAGAGCATGCTTTGAGACCTGGTTTCTTGTCTACTTTTGCCCTTGCAACAGACCAAGGGAGCAAACTtggattttcaaaaaataaaagtatcacCTGTTACTGTAACACCTACCAGGTGGTTCAATTCAATCGTTTACCTTTGGTGGTGAGTTTCATAGCCAGCAGCAATGATAATACAGGACTAATCGTCAGCCTAGAAAAGGAACTTGCTCCATTATTTGAAGAACTGAGACAAGTTGTGGAAGTTTCTTAA